From Ptychodera flava strain L36383 chromosome 2, AS_Pfla_20210202, whole genome shotgun sequence, the proteins below share one genomic window:
- the LOC139151207 gene encoding G-protein coupled receptor 22-like isoform X1, which produces MDDINITLDENNLPKADTLPSPHYVVTMSCVLIIELIVGLVFNIIVLLTYHSPSRPIHSSGDLFITNMNIVDILISSISITMTLTLLLTPITEPLFCYFHEATVSFASTTSAVNVLIISLDRRDKILHPMNRRFTDKNAIWIILLTWCISFGGFCSPFFGLNSTDFQKASELSQVIHKRCYYWFYISRHNYYYELYHIPIFFIASFVMIFAYYSIIKVARRGRSTHSSVLHPATVASTTQSTSVNAPINTNYKDPEKRVSLTISIIIATFIICWGPHTCTSIAILCSRPNQQYEMLQHCLLVLAYSTTVTHPILYVFMKRNFWSGFREAWCVQCQSNRITPQIEENHAGCEEVEEQTAIPYDGQLSRHSCHGNHRRGDTTDAILPEIEL; this is translated from the coding sequence ATGGACGATATAAATATTACCCTAGACGAAAACAACTTGCCAAAAGCTGACACATTGCCCTCACCTCACTATGTAGTTACTATGTCTTGTGTATTGATCATAGAATTGATAGTTGGACTTGTCTTTAACATAATAGTGTTACTAACGTACCATTCTCCAAGCAGACCAATTCACTCTTCTGGTGATCTGTTCATAACTAACATGAATATTGTTGATATACTCATCAGTTCAATATCTATCACAATGACTTTGACATTACTCTTGACACCCATCACTGAACCACTATTTTGTTACTTTCATGAAGCCACAGTGTCCTTTGCTAGTACTACCTCAGCTGTTAATGTACTTATCATTTCTCTGGATCGCAGGGATAAGATTTTACATCCGATGAATCGTCGCTTCACCGACAAAAACGCCATTTGGATTATATTATTGACATGGTGCATTAGTTTTGGCGGTTTCTGTAGCCCATTCTTTGGTTTAAATTCTACGGATTTTCAGAAAGCCTCAGAGTTGAGTCAAGTAATCCATAAACGCTGTTATTATTGGTTTTACATATCCCGTCATAATTATTATTACGAACTTTACCACATAcctattttttttattgcatCATTCGttatgatatttgcatattacagCATAATCAAAGTGGCACGTAGAGGGCGATCTACACATTCATCTGTCCTACACCCTGCAACTGTAGCATCTACTACACAATCAACTTCTGTAAATGCACCGATTAATACAAATTATAAAGATCCAGAAAAGCGTGTCTCATTGACGATTTCAAtaattattgcaacatttataATATGCTGGGGTCCCCATACATGTACAAGTATAGCAATATTGTGTTCAAGACCAAACCAGCAGTATGAGATGTTACAACATTGCTTGTTAGTGTTAGCTTACAGCACAACAGTGACACATCCAATACTGTATGTCTTTATGAAGAGAAATTTTTGGAGTGGTTTTCGAGAAGCTTGGTGTGTACAGTGTCAATCAAACAGAATTACCCCACAGATAGAAGAAAATCATGCTGGCTGTGAAGAAGTAGAAGAACAAACTGCTATCCCATATGATGGTCAATTATCCAGAcacagttgccatggtaatcaCAGGAGAGGAGACACAACTGATGCTATCTTACCAGAAATTGAATTGTAA